A region of Mastacembelus armatus unplaced genomic scaffold, fMasArm1.2, whole genome shotgun sequence DNA encodes the following proteins:
- the LOC113132378 gene encoding calpain-9-like, translated as MPLQSSPIQAEITQSDGKSFEQLRRECLQKGVLFEDPDFPAKDSSLFFSESVPVNVEWKRPKEICSDPKFIVGGADRTDICQGQLGDCWLLAAIASLTLKPETMARVVPPDQEFDHRYAGIFHFQFWQHNRWLEVVVDDRLPTVRNKLIMLHSASYNEFWSALMEKAYAKLNGSYEALKGGSTMEAMEDFTGGVGEMYETKNAPGNLFSIMKKALDRGSMMGCSIDITSSAESEAKTTTGLVKGHAYSITGMEEVNYRGQTVQLIRIRNPWGQVEWNGPWSDNSREWNYIDKSEQIRLQQNSTDDGEFWMQFEDFKRNYDKVEICNMTADSLTDDVKHQWEVSMFEGNWIRGSTAGGCRNYIDTFWTNPQFKLQLEDTDDDDDVCSVVIALMQKNRRKLRKEGLDLETIGFAVYKAPEEEDHLGKDFFRYNPSTARSKTYINMREVSERFTLPPGKYLLVPTTFQPHHEADFLIRIFSEKKAGALEMGSKVDADLPAPPMPSAPEEESSEEKGLRRLFDQLAGDDEAISVNELQQMLNGVLSRRKEIKFEGLSLSTCHSIINLMDVDNTGKLEFHEFKVFWEKMKKWIMLFLSFDTDRSGKMSSYELRSVLSAAGMRLNNQLLQLIGLRFADENYEIDFDDYLTCIVRLENMFRTFQALDKFKRGRVRMNMMQFLMLSMNV; from the exons ATGCCTCTCCAGTCCAGCCCGATCCAGGCCGAGATCACGCAGTCAGATGGGAAGTCGTTCGAACAGCTGAGGAGGGAATGTCTGCAGAAGGGGGTCCTGTTTGAGGATCCAGACTTTCCTGCCAAAGACTCCTCACTGTTTTTCAGTGAGAGTGTTCCTGTCAATGTTGAATGGAAGAGGCCTAAG GAGATCTGCAGCGACCCGAAGTTTATCGTCGGCGGCGCAGACAGGACAGACATTTGTCAAGGACAGCTCG GGGACTGCTGGCTCCTGGCAGCCATCGCATCCCTGACCCTCAAGCCTGAAACCATGGCCCGAGTTGTGCCTCCAGACCAGGAGTTTGACCACAGATACGCTGGCATCTTTCACTTCCAG TTCTGGCAGCACAACAGATGgctggaggtggtggtggatgaCAGGCTGCCAACGGTGAGAAACAAACTCATCATGCTTCACTCTGCATCCTACAACGAGTTCTGGAGCGCCCTGATGGAGAAGGCCTACGCCAA ACTAAACGGCAGCTACGAGGCGCTGAAGGGCGGCAGCACAATGGAGGCCATGGAGGATTTCACTGGCGGTGTGGGGGAAATGTACGAGACCAAGAACGCTCCAGGGAACCTGTTCTCCATCATGAAGAAGGCCCTGGACAGAGGCTCCATGATGGGATGCTCTATTGAT ATCACCAGCTCTGCAGAGTCTGAAGCCAAGACGACCACCGGCCTGGTGAAGGGACATGCATACTCCATCACAGGCATGGAGGAG GTGAATTATAGAGGTCAGACGGTCCAGCTGATCCGAATCAGAAACCCCTGGGGGCAGGTTGAGTGGAATGGCCCCTGGAGTGACAA CTCCAGAGAGTGGAACTACATCGACAAATCTGAACAGATTCGCCTCCAGCAGAATTCAACAGACGACGGTGAATTCTG GATGCAGTTCGAGGACTTCAAGAGGAACTATGACAAGGTGGAGATCTGCAACATGACCGCTGACTCCCTGACCGACGATGTAAAGCACCAGTGGGAAGTCAGCATGTTTGAGGGAAACTGGATCCGAGGCTCGACTGCTGGAGGCTGCAGGAACTACATTG ACACGTTTTGGACGAACCCGCAGTTcaagctgcagctggaggacaCTGACGACGATGACGATGTGTGCAGCGTAGTGATCGCTCTCATGCAGAAGAACAGACGAAAGCTGAGGAAGGAAGGCCTGGACCTGGAGACCATCGGCTTCGCAGTGTATAAG GCtccagaagaagaagatcaTCTCGGGAAGGATTTCTTCCGTTACAACCCATCTACGGCTCGCAGCAAGACCTACATTAACATGCGAGAGGTGTCGGAGCGTTTTACTCTGCCTCCTGGGAAATACCTGCTGGTCCCGACCACCTTCCAGCCCCACCACGAAGCTGACTTCCTCATCCGCATCTTCTCAGAGAAGAAAGCTGGAGCTCT GGAGATGGGGAGCAAGGTTGACGCTGACCTCCCAGCT CCGCCCATGCCCAGCGCTCCAGAGGAGGAGTCCAGTGAGGAGAAAGGCCTGAGGAGACTATTCGATCAGCTGGCTGGTGAT GATGAGGCCATCTCTGTCAATGAGCTTCAGCAGATGCTGAATGGCGTCCTCAGCCGAC gaAAAGAGATCAAATTTGAAGGCCTGAGTCTCAGCACCTGCCACAGTATCATCAACCTCATGGAC GTGGACAACACAGGGAAGCTGGAGTTCCATGAGTTTAAGGTCTTCtgggagaagatgaagaagTGGATC ATGCTCTTCCTGTCCTTTGACACCGACCGATCAGGGAAGATGTCGTCCTATGAGCTTCGTAGTGTGCTCAGTGCTGCAG GCATGCGTCTCAACAaccagctcctgcagctgaTCGGCTTGAGGTTTGCTGACGAAAACTACGAAATAGACTTTGATGACTACCTCACCTGCATCGTTCGCCTGGAGAACATGTTCA GAACTTTCCAGGCTCTGGACAAATTCAAGAGGGGCCGTGTGAGGATGAACATGATGCAG TTCCTGATGTTGTCCATGAATGTCTGA
- the LOC113132377 gene encoding chromodomain-helicase-DNA-binding protein 7-like isoform X2 — translation MKLLVAFLLAVLGCSLSEGRIVTKCELRDQLVRETANLTDSQKVLTGSNFVAKAVCHAELSSGFNTAVVNEVNLEKRGDDSKEQKDSSKPRRQRSPKGPEPPKRPEPPKRPEPPKRPEPPKQPAPAPPQPNNTWKLYGLFQLGDKVACNGTSPSANICGTSCSDLLNDDVTDDINCLLKIVTNPPPTKGRESSESSEESGEQRGHGSGKAHSDKLKTMLGLIFQNECKDKQDASYFADCP, via the exons ATGAAGCTTCTCGTGGCGTTTCTGCTGGCGGTGCTGGGCTGCAGCCTGTCTGAAGGGCGAATCGTGACAAAGTGTGAACTGAGGGACCAGCTGGTGAGGGAGACTGCGAACCTGACGGACAGTCAGAAAGTACTGACTGGAAGTAACTTCGTCGCCAAGG CTGTCTGTCACGCCGAGCTGTCGTCAGGTTTTAACACCGCTGTGGTGAACGAGGTGAACCTTGAGAAGAGAGGCGATGACAGCAAGGAGCAGAAAGACTCTTCTAAACCAAGAAGGCAGCGGAGCCCCAAGGGGCCTGAGCCACCCAAACGGCCCGAGCCACCCAAACGGCCCGAGCCACCCAAACGGCCCGAGCCACCCAAACAGCCTGCACCAGCCCCTCCTCAGCCGAACAACACCTGGAAGCTCTACGGCCTGTTCCAGCTCGGAGACAAAGTGGCCTGCAACGGCACGAGTCCTTCAGCCAACATCTGTGGGACCAGCTGCAGCG aCCTTCTGAACGACGACGTCACTGACGACATCAACTGTCTGCTGAAGATCGTCACTAATCCTCC ACCGACAAAAGGCCGTGAGAGTTCAGAGTCGAGCGAGGAGAGTGGAGAACAAAG AGGACATGGCTCTGGAAAGGCCCACTCGGACAAGCTGAAAACAAT GCTGGGGCTGATCTTCCAGAACGAGTGCAAGGACAAGCAGGACGCCAGCTACTTCGCTGATTGCCCATAA
- the LOC113132380 gene encoding LOW QUALITY PROTEIN: interferon gamma receptor 1-like (The sequence of the model RefSeq protein was modified relative to this genomic sequence to represent the inferred CDS: inserted 1 base in 1 codon) encodes MQPGGAISVLLLIGGVSAVIAAVPPPEKVDVTCQNLKTTVSWDYSEDQPQTSFTVALGGSGRHFETNTTDHQYDLSPFIWGSEQQYMDLHYVTVTAIQGGNWSEPVESKTFSFNTLKTVNVKCELDFPPANLTVRESVATVTFQNPLHVYKELKEAVRDDSASIKFRVSPGGKSDQTCSLTQKVCRYDFKLPEDGGMCVKLEGRLCNSNCLSWVVFKETKICPSDSTEIHVITLALLLCVFVLAIVVVSILICKVKAWTMKIPVLPDSLVLKDSDLLNPRQHLKYNPVPNPPISPVTVTLLDPHWTSSVGSEDDCPTQHPQGSSASSDLAASYSGPFYMERRLSGGSNQXLEASGRCRIDDSSVDSMQTESVSMEEEEEEERPPYEPRVQQIDMGDGDMVDCYSRR; translated from the exons ATGCAGCCGGGCGGTGCGATCTCGGTCCTGCTCCTGATCGGCGGAGTTTCTGCTGTTATTG CTGCAGTTCCACCTCCAGAAAAAGTCGACGTGACCTGCCAAAATCTCAAAACCACAGTGAGCTGGGATTACAGCGAAGACCAACCACAAACCAGCTTCACCGTAGCTCTCGGAGGGTCTGGAAG GCATTTTGAGACCAACACCACAGATCACCAGTATGATCTGAGTCCCTTCATCTGGGGGTCTGAGCAGCAGTACATGGACCTCCACTATGTCACGGTCACAGCCATACAGGGAGGAAACTGGTCTGAGCCCGTGGAATCTAAAACCTTCTCCTTCAACACTTTAAAGACAGTCAATGTGAAGT GTGAGTTAGATTTCCCTCCTGCGAATCTCACTGTTCGAGAGTCGGTGGCCACAGTGACTTTCCAGAATCCGTTGCACGTCTACAAAGAACTGAAGGAGGCTGTGAGGGACGACTCTGCCTCCATAAAGTTCAGAGTTTCTCCAGGTGGT AAATCCGACCAAACCTGCAGTCTGACACAGAAAGTCTGCAGATATGACTTCAAGCTCCCTGAGGATGGAGGGATGTGTGTCAAACTGGAAGGACGTTTGTGTAACAGCAATTGTTTGAGTTGGGTGGTTTTCAAAGAGACAAAAATCTGTCCCAGTGACTCAACTG AGATCCATGTGATAACACTGGCGCTGTTGCTGTGCGTCTTTGTCCTCGCGATCGTTGTGGTGTCCATACTCATCTGTAAAGTGAAGGCCTGGACCATGAAGATACCCGTCCTACCGGACTCTCTG GTGCTGAAGGACTCTGACCTGCTGAACCCCAGACAGCACTTGAAGTATAATCCTGTGCCCAACCCCCCGATCAGTCCTGTTACAGTGACTCTGCTGGACCCCCACTGGACCTCTTCAGTTGGCTCAGAGGACGACTGCCCTACCCAACACCCCCAGGGCAGCAGCGCCAGCTCGGACCTCGCGGCCTCATATTCTGGACCGTTCTACATGGAAAGACGACTTTCAGGGGGCAGCAACC AGCTGGAGGCTTCAGGAAGATGCAGGATAGACGACTCCTCTGTCGACTCGATGCAAACGGAGAGTGTTtcgatggaggaggaggaggaggaggaaagaccACCCTATGAACCCCGCGTTCAGCAGATAGACATGGGCGATGGAGACATGGTCGACTGTTACAGCAGGAGATGA
- the LOC113132377 gene encoding chromodomain-helicase-DNA-binding protein 7-like isoform X1 yields the protein MSHMLPESDTTTRVKMKLLVAFLLAVLGCSLSEGRIVTKCELRDQLVRETANLTDSQKVLTGSNFVAKAVCHAELSSGFNTAVVNEVNLEKRGDDSKEQKDSSKPRRQRSPKGPEPPKRPEPPKRPEPPKRPEPPKQPAPAPPQPNNTWKLYGLFQLGDKVACNGTSPSANICGTSCSDLLNDDVTDDINCLLKIVTNPPPTKGRESSESSEESGEQRGHGSGKAHSDKLKTMLGLIFQNECKDKQDASYFADCP from the exons ATGTCACACATGCTTCCAGAGTCAGACACGACAACTAGAGTCAAGATGAAGCTTCTCGTGGCGTTTCTGCTGGCGGTGCTGGGCTGCAGCCTGTCTGAAGGGCGAATCGTGACAAAGTGTGAACTGAGGGACCAGCTGGTGAGGGAGACTGCGAACCTGACGGACAGTCAGAAAGTACTGACTGGAAGTAACTTCGTCGCCAAGG CTGTCTGTCACGCCGAGCTGTCGTCAGGTTTTAACACCGCTGTGGTGAACGAGGTGAACCTTGAGAAGAGAGGCGATGACAGCAAGGAGCAGAAAGACTCTTCTAAACCAAGAAGGCAGCGGAGCCCCAAGGGGCCTGAGCCACCCAAACGGCCCGAGCCACCCAAACGGCCCGAGCCACCCAAACGGCCCGAGCCACCCAAACAGCCTGCACCAGCCCCTCCTCAGCCGAACAACACCTGGAAGCTCTACGGCCTGTTCCAGCTCGGAGACAAAGTGGCCTGCAACGGCACGAGTCCTTCAGCCAACATCTGTGGGACCAGCTGCAGCG aCCTTCTGAACGACGACGTCACTGACGACATCAACTGTCTGCTGAAGATCGTCACTAATCCTCC ACCGACAAAAGGCCGTGAGAGTTCAGAGTCGAGCGAGGAGAGTGGAGAACAAAG AGGACATGGCTCTGGAAAGGCCCACTCGGACAAGCTGAAAACAAT GCTGGGGCTGATCTTCCAGAACGAGTGCAAGGACAAGCAGGACGCCAGCTACTTCGCTGATTGCCCATAA
- the LOC113132379 gene encoding protein LTV1 homolog, producing MPHRKKKAFIEKKKAVTFHLVHRSQRDPLAADEKAPQHVLLPAAKVETEKRREEQRKFGVFFDDDYDYLQHLKEASGPSELVEAGPAYTDRRSVHLRDEDENDEEPDMDKAFAAATIHLPSSVFASEFEEEVGLLNKAAPISGPRLDMDPDIVAALDEDFDYEDPDNILDDDFVVKANSASRAEEMENGHHVDGEDDDDEWEDTDDEEGDFDSEGGFSGDEDESGRGPEFLFTDEETRSRFTEYSLTSSVMRRNEQLSLLDDRFEKFYEQFDDDEIGALDNAELEGFIQPDSARLEEVIKDYFKQKEKEFLRPDDLGPKELPAVKEEEDEEEEEEEMETVVIEAPEETWDCETIISTYSNIYNRPKVIEDPPKPKPIRVSNKTGIPLDVLPARGLTTRQAERMTRINDSDLPRVSTQPRNKEESKEERKARKQAVKEERKERRVEKKANKLAFKDEKVRQEKQMLNLRTNIQGLKL from the exons ATG cCTCATCGGAAGAAGAAAGCCTTCATCGAGAAGAAAAAGGCTGTGACCTTTCACCTCGTCCACAGGAGTCAGAGGGACCCGCTGGCTGCGGATGAGAAAGCCCCACAGCACGTCCTGCTGCCCGCCGCCAAG GTGGAAACGGAGAAGCGGCGCGAGGAGCAGAGGAAGTTTGGGGTTTTCTTTGACGACGACTACGACTACCTGCAGCACCTGAAGGAGGCGTCCGGCCCGTCGGAGCTTGTGGAGGCCGGACCCGCGTATACCGACAGACGCTCTGTTCACCTCCGTGATGAAGATGAGAACGATGAGGAACCAGACATGGACAAGGCCTTTGCT GCAGCCACCATCCACCTGCCCTCCTCAGTGTTCGCCTCGGAGTTTGAAGAGGAGGTCGGACTTCTGAACAAAGCTGCTCCGATCTCAG GACCCCGACTGGACATGGACCCCGACATCGTGGCCGCGCTCGACGAAGACTTCGACTACGAGGACCCCGACAACATCCTGGACGATGACTTTGTTGTCAAAGCAAACAGTGcgagcagagcagaggaaatGGA AAATGGCCACCATGTAGACGGCGAAGATGACGATGATGAGTGGGAGGACACAGACGATGAAGAGGGCGACTTCGACTCTGAAGGAGGTTTCTCGGGCGACGAGGACGAGTCCGGCCGTGGTCCAGAGTTTCTGTTCACGGACGAGGAGACGAGGAGTCGGTTCACAGAGTACTCGCTGACGTCGTCTGTGATGAGGAGGAACGAGCAGCTGAGCCTGCTGGACGACCGCTTCGAAAAG TTCTACGAACAGTTTGACGACGACGAAATCGGTGCTCTGGACAACGCTGAGCTGGAGGGCTTCATCCAGCCGGACAGCGCTCGTCTCGAAGAAGTTATCAAAGACTACttcaaacagaaagagaagga ATTCCTCAGGCCTGATGACCTGGGTCCCAAAGAGCTTCCTgctgtgaaggaggaggaggatgaagaggaggaagaagaagagatggaaACTGTTGTTATTGAGGCTCCAGAAGAGACGTGGGACTGTGAAACCATCATCA GCACCTATTCGAACATTTACAACAGACCCAAAGTCATTGAAGATCCACCAAAG CCGAAGCCGATCCGTGTGTCCAATAAGACGGGCATCCCGCTGGACGTCCTCCCCGCCCGGGGCCTGACCACCAGGCAGGCGGAGCGCATGACCAGGATCAACGACTCGGACCTGCCTCGTGTCTCCACTCAGCCACGAAACAAGGAGGAGagcaaagaggagaggaaggcgAGGAAACAGGCCGTGAAGGAAGAACGCAAG gagAGGAGAGTGGAGAAGAAAGCCAACAAGCTGGCCTTCAAAGACGAAAAGGTCCGACAGGAGAAGCAGATGTTGAACCTGAGAACGAACATTCAAGGCCTGAAGCTCTAG
- the LOC113132372 gene encoding uncharacterized protein LOC113132372, protein MKLLVVFLLVVLGCSLAEGRTMTKCDLRAQLLNAMNKLPNDEIPIENEFLAKVVCHAELSSGFTTSAVNHLKPGTEDNHFMERQDILNSGNLQSVQNPEWHPDPAAQEGEVLVLSGIFQLSNNLVCNNGSNTSPNICETECTKLQDDDITDDISCLFEVYSNPDEGLAADVLRRKIRQIRLIFQEECKSKTASEYFSDCA, encoded by the exons ATGAAGCTTCTCGTGGTGTttctgctggtggtgctggGCTGCAGCCTGGCTGAAGGGCGAACTATGACGAAGTGTGACCTGAGGGCTCAGTTGTTAAACGCGATGAACAAACTGCCAAATGATGAGATACCAattgaaaatgagtttttggCCAAGG TCGTCTGCCACGCCGAGCTGTCCTCAGGTTTTACCACCAGTGCAGTGAATCATCTGAAGCCTGGCACAGAAGACAACCACTTCATGGAGCGTCAGGACATTTTGAACAGTGGAAATCTACAGTCTGTTCAGAACCCTGAGTGGCACCCAGACCCTGCGGCTCAGGAAGGGGAGGTCTTGGTGCTCTCTGGCATTTTCCAGCTCAGCAACAACCTTGTCTGCAACAATGGCAGTAATACTTCCCCCAACATCTGTGAGACAGAGTGCACCA AGCTGCAGGACGACGACATCACTGATGACATCAGCTGCCTGTTTGAGGTCTACAGCAATCCTGA CGAGGGCCTTGCAGCAGACGTGCTCAGGAGGAAGATCAGACA GATCCGGCTCATCTTCCAGGAAGAGTGCAAAAGCAAGACAGCCTCGGAGTACTTCTCTGACTGTGCATAA